CACCAGAGATTGCTGCTAGAGGAGAAGAGACCCAGTGCAgtgggcaggagcgggcaggcgCAGGCAGCAGACGAGGGGAGTTTGCAGCTCCCCTCCTGGGGGGcgagaggaggggaggaagcagATGGCGGCGCGGCAGCCCGCTGACACTGCTTGTGGGCTCCGGCGCTGACTGATTAACTCCGCTGTCGAAGAGCCCTCTGCTAGCGTCAGGGTCAAACAAATTGTTTTCACGCTTCGTCAGAGGTTTACTTAATTAGTTCATTTGCAATTAGATCTCTTTGTAGCCAGGATTTTTAGCAAAGACATCAGAAGGAACTGACGGGCTTgcttgctccttccccccccgCCTCTCCGGCTGTCTGCTTGGCGCAGCGGCCGAGACGCGCCGGCGCACGCTTTGCTCTGCATTGatgagttttgggttttttacaaacCGATCCTGTCCGCTGCCACGCACTCAGGGCCGGCTCCGGTAGGAACATCCTTCAGATGCCCCAGCTTCCTCATtcccagggaaggagctgggcagaggcCTTGCTCGGGAGGATGAGGAGGTGCGAAGGCAGCCTGGGGAGGCCGGGGGAGTGTTGCCGGGTGGTGATAGAGTGACTGAGTCAGGCTCCTGCGTCCTCTTTCCTCTGACTCATGGGGTGAACCTCGATAAGGCATCTCCTCCCATCTCCGGGCATGTTTCCATGGCACGGGGCAGATCAGCAAGCTCCACTTTGGAAGCTGGAGCTGGGGTTGGCAGGGGATGGCCAGGGTTGGGTCGCGGTGCTGGGACAGCCTTGCTGCACCGACCGGGGCTGTagggtccctgtgtccccccggCCTGCCCCCCATAGCACACCTGGTGCTCACAGGAGCAAACTTCCCAAGGGGCAGCCTCCCCGACAGCACTAGTGCAGTGTTTCTGTCCCCTCTGTGTCAACATGAGCATGTGTCGGGGTGTGGGACAGACACTTCCAGCTCCCAAAGGCTGAGCCCAGCTGCAGCGTGGACCTTGCTTTGGCTCTGAGCCTCCTCCCAGCATCACCTCCATGGAGCAGCTCAGAAAGCCTCAGCgttggggtgggaaggggcagcGCGTCCTTTGAGCAGTGGTTTATAAAAAGCCTGTGAGGGTCGGTGGGAGATGTCTGTCCCCGCTCAGCACAGCCTGGGCTCTCGATAAGCTTTTTCCCTGGAGAAACAGCCGTGCCCTCAGTCTGCCGTGCGGGGAGAGGAGCGGGTGGCCGGGtccagctgcagccctgcagagcgGAGCTGAGACACCATCAGGGTTTGCTCACATTTGGGCTTGGCAGCCGGTCCCAGTTACCTAACTTGTTTTTGCAAGTTGGGGCTGGAAGTCTCTCACAAACAGCCGGGTGAGACTCTCGCTGTCTTCCCCATCCAGACCAAGGGTAGATACTCCTGAGGCATCTTCTCCTTGGGATGTCTCAGCAGAAATATCTCAGCCTTGGTCCTGGAGAGCATTGGCCCATGGCCCTGGGATGCTTGTGTGTTTCCCAGTATCAGATGCCACTTTTTGGGGCGTTCCCAGGGTGACTGACCCTGGGACAGTTTGCCCTGCTGCCCAGCATCCCCCGTGTGACCTGTGCCACTCCTCCAGTGAGGACCACCCGGGTTTGCACCCACCCCAGCAAGGACGTGGCCTGGCCATGTGACATCTTTGGGCCTAGGTCCCCAGGCTGCTGCTTTGCTGTATCTGGGGGGTGAGGACCCCCAAAAAGCAAtgctgggatgtccccagctctgcagcaagtGATGTCCCTGTCACTGGCCACTTGCCTCTGGCGGGAGCCCTTCCCCTCCCTGAGAAGGAGGGACGGTTGGTCCTTGTGCTTTATAAACATAAACATAAGGCACAAAAGCAGTAGGATGGTGAGCACCCTGGAAATGTCACCTCTGCCTTCGGGGGTTTCCTTAGAGGGTGTAAGTCAACCTCCATAATGCCACCTTTGTGCTGGAAACCTGCTCCTCAGGTCCTCCTGGgtgcctcctgccagcagcctttGCAAGGACTTTCCATCAGCCCCGGGCTGCTCCTCAACACCACAGGGCTGtcccgggcagggctgggtgtCCACAGCCGCCCTCCAGCCTGGGTTTGGGGAGGAGGCCCAGCCCAGTTCATCTGACCacctttgtgcctcagtttccctcctgctCGCCGAGCTTTGGGCAGTGCCGGAGCAGCCCCGGCGCGGGCAGCACCTCGCGGGTGTCCCCGGGTGTTGCTGCAGTACAGAGCAGTTTGCAGGTTGCTGATCCCAGGTGTGGTCCCGGCAGAGGGGCCGTATTTTGGGCACGTCCAGCCATAAACCCCCGTGTTCTCCTCCCCAGACACCTCAATACAGAACATGCACTTGATGACCGAAGCACGGCCCAGTGTCGAGTCCAGATGCAAGTGGTACAGCAGCTGGAAATACAGGTGGGTATCGCCCCAGCCTCAAAAAACACGGGGTTAGAAAGCCAACTCCTCCCCAATTCTGCTGTGCTGTGGCTTggctgctctctgcaggaggGTGTTAGTGAGGTCGGGCACTGTAGTGACATAACCAGCCACCCCAAGGGCTCATTTTAAGCCAAAAAGTGATGGCCCTAGGCTGTGTCCTAGTGGAGATCAAGACCTGGGAGACCCTCAAACTGGTTCCCCCTCCAATACCAGCATCCTTGACTGGTTATGATGGGGCTGGAGGAAAGGATGAGCCATCCTTCCTGCCCAGAGGGTCCCTGTGGGTACAAGGGGATGCTGCAGACCAGCCACGCCACCGCAGCGAGAGCCACAGGGCTACCAGGCTCCTTGGAAATCAGGCCACTTATTTTGGTGGCTGAACGTGGTCTTTGGAGCCCAACTTTGGGGTGCTATTTTTGGAAAGGCAGTTCTTTATATAGTGCCTTTCCCAGCATCTTCGACTCCCCAGCGTGTTGTGCGTAATTCAGTTAATAAAGAAGAGATGGGGGAGGGGGGCAatgggaggaaaaggaggatttTTACCTTGAGACTTGAAAGTGGTTGAGGGGGAAAGCAGGATGGGGCAGGGGTCTCTGTCAGAGACCTGGGGGCCCGGCTGTTGGGCCAGGGGCTGGCTGGAGCTCCACATGGTCTGTGCCCATCGCGGTGCGTGGTGGTGAGTGTCATCGCGGGGGACGCCGGCCCCGGGGGAGCTTTGGGAGCCTCTGCCCAGAGTTAGAATAATGGGGGCTGTGGGGTAGGGGGGACACAACAAAACCTTCCCAGCTGGGCAGGCTGCAGAGCCGACTGGGCGAAGCAGTGTGATCAcatcctgctccccagccctcGCTAAAGAGAGAGGTTGAAAGCAATTACTGGGGCTTaaagaggggagggaaaggaaggggggggggaaaaaaaaaaaaaaaaagctgaagggcGAGCAGAAAGCTGCGTGTGCAGAGAGGAGAACCTGCCACCGGAGCTACCAATTATAAAGTTTTCAGCGCGGAGCTCCCGCTGTGCCGGCGGAGAGCGTCTGCATCACGAGGGGAGACCTGTCAGCTCTAATGAGCACCACGACAGCGCAAAAGCATCTGAGCTGCTCCAAACTTGCAGCAAACTCCGCTCTGGCTCCTGCCTTTAACTCCTTCCTCGCCTGACTCCTGGCTCTGGGcgcctgcccggggagggggctcGGCTGGTGGGGAGCGGGCAGCACATCGGGATGTGCCCGAGCCCCGAGATTGAGGGGTCGTGGTGGAAagggaaggtgacgggaagagaGCGGGTGTCACATCCCATCGCCTCCGCCGGGCTCAAAGTCTCTCCTGGTGCCACAGTGAATATTTCACCCTTCTCCGCACTCCGGGGAGTAAACAGGCCGGAGTGGGCAATTAAAGCGATGTTGTGTGTCCAGGTGGATGGGTGGACGGGCGGAGGGATGGGTAGatgggcagggagctgctggtgaGCGGGAggcagcaggggctggaggagggcgAAGGGGACGGGGACGGCAGGCACAGGGACAGGAGCACCCGGGAAGGAGAGCGAGTGCTGCGGTGGGTGGTCGGGCCGGGGCCGTGCTGGTGGCTGGCAGCCTGAAGGCGTGGGAAATGACTCCGTTTCACCATAGATTTTTCATCTGACTGCACACACGGAGCCGGAGCAGCGGcagcccctgtgccccccacgaTGGGTGTCGCAGCCCCCCACAGAGCCACGGCCCCACTGGGGGCCCTGGGAGGGCTCAGCACCAGGCTGGAGGTGGCTCCTGCAGGGACACTGGAGGATGCTGCCAGCCTAGAGCCAGGGCTGAGGGCTCAGtgggcagctcctccctgccatGAGCACCTCTGCAGTGACTGCCAGCACGGCCTGACCGTCTCCCTTCTGCTTCTTGCCTCCTGCAGCTGGCAAAGGAGAGCGAGCGTCTCCAAGCAATGATGGCCCATCTCCACATGAGACCTTCAGAGCCAAAGCCTTTCAGCCAACCTGTAAGCGTGCGTCCCCCTCCTGCCCTTGTATGTCCCCTCATCcgccccctctcctcccctgtcCCCTCGCCACTGgctgctgtcccctccctgccggCTGGACGGGCTCCCTGGGATGGGCACGCCCTGGCCACACTCCGGCACACGCAGCCTGGTCCCCGTGCGTCAGGCAGGAGTGAAACGCAGCCTGGGTCGGCACATGGTGCTGCTGCGCCAGCTCGGGCAGGGAGTGGGTACATCCCATCCCGTGGCCGCAGCCCGGTCTGTGGTTGCATCCTCTCCTGCAGTTACATCCCATCCCGTGGGTGCATCCCATCCCTGCCAAGCCCAGTGACACAATCCGGCGCAGCTGCCGGTGTGCCGGGGGCTCTCCCAGCTCCAACCTTCCCCACGCCAGTCCCCAACCTCCCGTCCTCCCTCCCGCCTCTCTGTGCAGCTGAACCTGGTCTCCAGTGCCACCCTCTCCAAGAGCACTTCCGACACGTTCCCCGACGGCTTACCTCATCCCCCCACCTCCGCCACGGCGCCCATCACCCCCCTGCGGCAGGGCCCCTCCGTCATCAGCTCTTCCACTTTACACAACGTGGGGCCCATCCGCAGGAGAAACTCGGAGAAGTTCTGCACCCCAATATCTTCAGGTGAGCTCCGGGATGGGGCTCATCACCCTCCATCGTGCGGTCTCCAGGACCCAAAGAGGATCTCttcacccccccccaccccctccgtTTCTTGTCTCTCTTTCAGAACTTGCACAGAATCACGAGTTTTACAAAAACGCAGACGTCCGGCCGCCCTTCACGTACGCCTCGCTCATCCGGCAGGTGAGTGACTCCCCGCGCCGTGGGGTTCAGCTCTGCACCCCAAGACCTGCCTGTGGGGTACCTGAGGCAAAACCACGCTCTCCTCCACTTTCTTGGTCCTGGGGGAGCCCCTGCACTCAATGAAACCCCATTTCTTCCCCTCCTGCCTTGCACTGAACCCTGCCGGGGCGGCGCGAGTGATGCTTTTGGCCCCTCTCTGGTTTCTCAGGCCATCCTGGAGACCCCCGACAGGCAGCTAACGTTGAACGAAATCTATAACTGGTTCACGCGGATGTTTGCCTACTTCCGGAGGAACACGGCCACCTGGAAggtgagagcagccctgctcagCACCGCGGGGCTCACCCCAGCCCACTCGGGGCTACCTGCTGCGGGAGATGCTCCAGTTTATATGGGCAGCTATGGTAAAGAACCAGTTCATTGCAAAGCTCTGAGATGGTGCAGGAAATGATTTTGTGGATAAATCCCACATCTTTTCCCCCCAAAATGCATCTGTGGGCTCTGGGGGTACATTGTTCATGCCATCGGGTGTGGCAAAGGGCTGCGCTGTAGAAACCTGGGGCTTTCtgtggagctggggctggagcagcgccgagagaagggcagagaaaagagcaaaataataGCAAATAAGGTTAATGATAACCTGGGGCTGGGTGCCACGCTGCGAgcagggggggctgcagccacagcagccctGTCTCAGTGGTGGCTGGGGGTGGTCCGTGGGGACGGTGGTGGCTGGGGGGACCCTCGGCCTGTGCCCAGTGGCTCCCCCCACCCGGTGCACGGTGCTGCACAGGCAGGTATTGAAAATTTTTGGCACCCCAGAGCGGTTTGTCACTGGTCTAGGCTGATGAGTATGAATTTTGGGGCAGCGCGCGGGTGCCATGGCTGCTCCCCTCGTGGTTATTTAGAAATTGAGAAGTGAGAAAATGCGTCTCAGAGGTTGTGAGAAGGAGCAGGTATTGCCCCAACCGGGGCAGATTTATTTGTTGTTTCCTGCTGCTGCGTGTATTTACTGAGACAGAGCTTCCTCCTGCTCAGGGCAGCAAGAAGTGGAGTGACAGAGGGAGgctaacacttaaaaaaaaaaaaaagaaaaaatgagaatgaGCGAGTTGCCAGCGAGATGGTGCATTTTGAAAGAGTTAAAGAGGAATCGGTTACTCTGGAGCCCAGGGCCCCCGTGTGTTGCTGCTGCAGATCAGAGCTGACCGCAGCAGGGTTTCGCTTCTCTGCTGCAAACTTTGGGTGAATAAGTTGCATTTTGGTTCCAAAGCTTTCTGGGTGGCCCCAGGCTTCGGCACGGCCCATCCCGAACATCCCCGCGCGCCGAGCGGGAGGGTGGCAGCGGGAAGGAGCAGGACAAGGGCAGTCGGAGGTGTCTGGGCCATTTTTGGTGCTGGCAGTGGCCCGGCGTCGGTCTGGAGTCCCCCTCACGGCACACGAGCAGCACTGCAAGCCGGCACCACGGCGCTGGGAGCATCGCTGGCCCCCGCCACGGCCAGGCCCACGGGGACACCCCGCGTTTGGGGAGTGgtggggagccctggggcagAGATCCCAGTGTGGCCATCACTGCTCCCAGGATGGATTTTTTGCCAtccagggcagagcaggggctgTCCAGGGCAGCACTTTagctgctccgtgcctcagtttccccatctgagCAATGAGATGACACGTGAAAATACCTTTTTGCTTCCCTTTTACTAGCTGGCAGGAATAAatgttttgaagttttttctttgCGACTCCCCCACACCCCGTGTTACCCAGGGGCAGAGTTGATGTCTCAGAGGGGCATCCCCCAGCCCTTCTGGTTCCCTTTTTGctgctctttattttttcctgtttcaccacCAGAAGGGATGGCAGGGGATTAAAAAAAGCCAGGGGGGGATTATTCCCTTCACAACTttcagtgtccaaggccaggcttcTTTTGAAGGAGGGGGGATACgcaggaaaaaataatgtatttccgCTCTTTGGAAAACAACTGTTTTCTGCTGTGGCTTCTCCCTCGTCTCCAGCTGTAGCTCCCCCCCAGGACGGGacaggggtgctgggggccaAAGTGGGTACCCCATCCCCACAGTGGGGCAGAACCATGGTGTAGTGTGGGGGTCCACGGAGAGACCCCCCAGcatggggagcagggctgggggcgtAAAGCAAACATCATTAGAATAGACAAAGATGAGAAGCAAACAGAGCAGCCAAGTCTGGCACTGAACAAATACTCTGTCAAAATGCAAAAGCCACGTTAGGATGAGGCAGGGGACCCACCCCCCCTTCCTGGTAGGAGGATTCCCATGGCGGGGGTGTCCCGGGACCAGCACCCTGCCCGCCACCCAGCACTGGGGACGGGGCATCCCAGGCTCTGGTGATGCTGGATCACATCCTGCCCGGTGCCAGGATTTATTTTATCCACTTTTGCCTTTGCAAACACATACCTGCCGGTGCCTCGAAGCAGGGGGGAGTCACCAGTGGGGAAGAGGGGGGATGTGGCCACTGCTGGGCCGGGGCTGCGGCTCCGTGTGCAGGAAAGGTTTCGGCTTTGCCACGCTTCTTGCCTTTAATCAGGGCTTTGTTTGAATGAGGAGTCCCCTGTGCCcacaggaaggaggaaggggagtgcggggcaggatccggccccagCCAGGGGAGGAAGTCCTGTGTTTGCTCGCCAAGGGACAGGGGttcaagggcagcagcaggacccAGCCCCGGCCGGACCTGGGGCAGGGAGCCGGGTATTTGCAGAGCTGGTGCAAGGACAGagcgggggctgggggctcctcctgctccttgCTGGCCCACGAGCACGGCGGTGTCTGGAGTCCCCCTTGGACATCTCTCTGCGTGGGGCTGAGCACAGCTGGACCCTCCGCTCTGCGTGGTGCCAGCACGGGGTTTGAGGATGAGGGGTGGCTCAGCCCTCAGGCAGGGCATCTCCCAAACGAAGCGTATCCTTTGGGTGAGAGCGGCGATGGCACCGATCTGGCACCCAGGGACCTGGCTCTGCACCAAGCATCACCTGAGGAGCTGGGCCAGCTGCTCACCAGCACGTTCCTGCTGAGACCCAGGGGTTCCCAGTTCCCCCCAACACATCAAACAGCACCAACTGTGCCTGAATCTCCAGGAACTGGCTCCTGGGAGCCACTTGCAAAGTTTCCCCTTCGGGCTGGCTCTGCCAAATGGCAAGAGGAGCAGGAGCCTGCCTGTCCCCACCACctggaggatggatggatggatggatggatggatggatggatggatggatgatggatggatggatggatgatggatggatggaggatAAGGGAAGGACCCTAGCATTGTTTGGTTTTGTCcttaaattaaaaagcaaaaaggggGACAGTGCAATATGATGAGTTTCCAGAAACTCTTAACACTTTCCAGCGTGGGGGGGTTCAGTCCTTGTGTCTCCTTTTGCCTTGTTGTGTTGGCCAGCTCCTTTGTTTATACAGCCCCCGTTCGACCTTTTAAATTGCTGTTAATGTTTTAGCGTAACGAATTAGTCTCTCATCACGAATCAGGACtcgaaataaaaaaaaaaaatatataaaaaaaaaccctccgaGGCCAACTTCCTGAAATTGGGGTCATTCTCATTTGCAAGGCAGAGAATCTGAGAACCTTAATGCAAGGAAATTTATTCAAAGGCAGAGCCCCGGCGTGATTAGGCCCTTTGTAATTATAGCTCGGAGAGATTCCACtccagcctcctgcctccctcaTGGATTAGCAAGTGAGTCGGAAAAATACACAGGATTTAATTAGAGGCAAATTAAAATTGGTAATGAAATAGGGGCAGTAGCAAATGGCAGGGAGTTGGAAGGGGAAAAGGGAGCTGGTATCTCTCGGGGCTGCGCTGTCTGCCTACGTGTGTGTctctttattttacatttagaaaTGTAAAGATGGTCGATGTAaagaagaaagggagggaaaggaccaaaaagggagggtggggggaaagaaaaagaaagaaaaagattagcTGGCTTTGCTGAGCATCGCTGAGTGAGCTGCGGCGGCGAGGGTGGCTCTGCTCCTGGGTCCTTGCTGGTGTGACTTGTCCCTTGTCCTCATCTTCCTCGGCATCTGGCCAAGGCCCACGAAATGGGGTCATGTCCCACGTGCGGCTTGGGGGCTCGGCTCCTAAACCCTCTCGGTGCTGATGGGGCGAGTGAGCACTTGCAGCATCCCTGGGCGGATGTAGACAAGCCGAGCGCGACGGGGACAGCCCGGAGCCGTGGGGACCTGCAGGggctgggcgaggaggaggatgaggaggaagaggaggggtcCAGGCAGCGGGGCGAGGGCCGTGCCGCTGAGCTctcctgcccgctctgcccaCAGAACGCCGTCCGCCACAACCTGAGCCTGCACAAGTGCTTCGTGCGCGTGGAGAACGTCAAGGGAGCCGTCTGGACCGTCGACGAGCACGAGTACCAAAAGCGAAGGCCACCAAAGATGACAGGGTGGGTCCTCCCTTCCCACGGGACCTGGCTCTGCTGCCAGACCCCCCGTCCTCAGGCCGGGAGCGCTCAGCCGTGCAtcattctgctttctctttctgcaggAGTCCGACTTTAGTCAAAAACATGATTTCAGGACTCGGTTATGGAGCACTTAACGCAAGTTACCAGGTAAGGAGCCAGTCCCGTCCCCGACAGGGATGTGGGGGCACTACATCCTGCACTCGCGTTTCCCATCGCGGTCTCGCGTCCGCCGTGCCTCAAGCCTCTCTCTGTTGCAGGCTGCGCTGGCGGAGAGCAGCTTCCCGCTGCTGAACAGCCCCACCATGATCAACACCAGCTCCGCCAGCGGGATGCTGCACGTGGGCCACGACGACGTGAGCAGCACCGTGGAGCAGGTCAACAGCAACGGCAGCAACAGCCCGCGCCTGTCCCCGCAGCAGTACAGGTCAGCCTGGCCGGGGGCGAGGGGACGAGGGATGGTGCTGGTGGGTGTTACTGGGCTGCTGGAGGGTTTGGGGCTAAGGGATGGTGGCACAtggggcactgggagctgctCGTTGCCTCCTGTGGCGAGGGACCACGCAGGGATGGAGGGGGTTTGGACCAAGAGCTTCCTGGGGTTGCATCCAGCGGGCCCAGCTCCGCGAGGCTGAAGGCTTCCCTCCCCGCAGCCATCCAGTGCACGTGAAGGAGGAACCAGCCGAAGCGGAGGACGACAGCAGACCCGTCTCGCTGATGGCCACCACCAACCAGAATGTGACGATTCCCGATGACAGGGACCTGGAGGAGGAGCTGCCGGTGGAAGACTTGTCCTaaggacaccttcctcctccccaccgaGGGGCAAACCCTTCCCACCCTCCCAGCCGGAGACCAAGCGATGGGCTCCCACCTCCCCAAGGTGACCTTCGGCGTTAACCTCTTTCTTAAAGGCACTTCCACAAAGCAAAAGGGTTTCCTTGGTGCAACAACTTGCTGACGGCGCGTCCCTCACGCTCCCCACTGCCCCGCGCTGCAGCCCCGGTGACTGACCGACCTCTGCCGTGGGGGACATCCCGCGACACgagaagcaaaaaacccaagagctggacttttttctcccttcctcccttggTTAGTGACTGGTGAACGAGGATGGTAGGTTGTTTCTGTCCGAAATggtccctcctgccttccccgTGCGCAGTGGGCACAGGGAAGGCACCTCCGTCCCCTCTTCTCCTGCGGTGTTCTGCCGCCCAGCGATGCTCGAGCCTCCGCCAGCGAccgccccggggaggggaggcgaTGGCAGGAACCCGCTGTCAGCTCTCCGTCCCCCAGCGGGTTTTGCACTAGGAGGGACCGTGAACCCTGCGCATGTGCTGCCTTTGCTCAGCTTTGggggaagaaacagcagaaatggAGGCAAATCCTCTGCCGTCATCTGGATGTCGGGTTTGCACCGTTGTCTTGCAGCTGGGGAAGGACGAGAACCGGCGTGTTGGTGGGACTGTGTCCCCTTTGCCTTGTCACCTCTGGCAAGTTGCTAAACTGCCTGGCGAGCAGAGCAGCTGccctccccgagccccccaaTCCCTGCTGGAGGAGGGGGCTGGTGGCACCCAGCAGTGATGACCGTCCCCAGCCGACCACCAGCGCCGGGCAGCGAGGACAGGGCTTCCCGCTTCCTTCTTGACGTCGGCTGCGGTGGGTGACACCTCTGCCAGCCCACGCCGGGATGGCCAGTGGCCCCACTTCAACTTCAGGGAAAGTCTCCTGGCCCCCTGCGCACTCCGGTTCCTCCTCAAAACCGGGGCAGGGTCTCCAAGGACAGGCAGTGGTGCGGGAAGGCAACATCCAGCACCACCGAGCCTCCTCCTGGGGGGCATCCGCAGTGACCCACTGCTCGGCCGTCCTGCTGGTAGCAAAGCCAACCCGGGTGAACCCCCGTGGTAGCCAAACCTGGCTGTGGCCAGTGAGCCGAGCCTGCTGCCGCCGCAGCTCCcgctttcctcttttctttttgttatccTTTTGTGTGCATCCAGATGGGAAGATACCAAAAGATTTCTAGAGACAGAAGGTCCGTAGTTCAGGTGAACAGATGGTattaatgccaaaaaaaaaaaaaaagaaacaaaaagaaatattaataataacGAGAACAACACAACCAAACAcccctcttctccctgctctttCTTTCTGTGGTGGTGATGTGGGTACCCAGCGCAGCCTCCCCGGTGCCCCGTGCTGGCTTCGGGGACCAGCACCTTCCTTGGGGACCATCACCTTCCCCGGCACAGCCGGGCTGGCACTGGCTGTCCAGGCACGCAGCAGGGTCTTGGGGGACTTGCTGTGATGGACGTGGAGCTGCTCTCATTTTTGAGCCCAGCTCCGGGCTCTCCCGAAGCAACCCTGAGTGCTGCTGCgtccctccctgtcccctgtACCCCGAGTTGAGGCGCCGGTGGGGGCTGTGTCACAGCACATGGCCCCCAGCCCCATGCCAGGGTCCTGGTGTCAGCACCCTGGGAGGTGTATTTCGGGTTGTAAATGCAACACACGACTgtggggcggggcagggggggctttTTTGTCCCTGTGCATCACTTCTGTGACATCCCCAAGGGGCTCTTGGCACTGTGGCATTGTCCCCGGGGAGAGCCCGTGCCTCGGCTAATCCATTTTGCTGCCTGTTGCATCCTCGATACCCAAGTGTCTGCAGAGATGGGGGGTCCCTGGCTCCCCCCTGCAGCCATCGGTGCAGCTGAGTGAACCCCCCCGACCCTGACCCTGTTTTCCTGGGCCACCCCAGCACCACCCAGGGGATGCCAAGACCCTCGGGGAGCCTCAGCCGCCCAGGATGAGGGATGCACAGCCTGGTGGGGCTATTAACGGGTCACCAGCATCCCCCCCCTGGCTGGCATTGCAGAGGGGCCCTTTCCCCTCCCTAAAACCCCAGAAAATGCCACCAAagctgccctccccagccccaggggtgctcgccgtgccgtgccgtgccggccTTCGCTAGGTGTCTCCACTCGACCCGTGTttctccccgcgccgccgcctcgctCGCTCCCTCGTTGCTGCTGAAACAGCAGAACAAGGAGCTTTGCCAGGTCGCTGCTTCCCCTCGCCCTCCGGCCTCTCCTGGCTCGTCCTCGCCGCCGCCGGCTCCCATGGGGCTCTGCCGGACACCAAAGACCctgcccgggctgggggggcacaaacCAAACCCGTTCTCTTGCTGTGTGGGTGCAGCCCCGTCCCCACTCTGTACCTCcaaaggagctgcg
This window of the Athene noctua chromosome 23, bAthNoc1.hap1.1, whole genome shotgun sequence genome carries:
- the FOXP4 gene encoding forkhead box protein P4 isoform X1 → MMVESASETIRSTPSSQNGVSSLSNQPDGGGGGAGGGGGGGGREGATSGETNGEMSPVELLHFQQQQALQVARQFLLQQATGLSSPSSNEGKQPAVQVPVSVAMMSPQMITPQQMQQILSPPQLQALLQQQQAIMLQQLQEYYKKQQEQLHLQLLTQQQAGKQQPKEQPLGNKQLAFQQQLLQMQQLQQQHLLNLQRQGLVSLPPGQGTVPLQTLPQAVCPSDLQQLWKEVTAAQPVEDSIKQEGLDLTTNTSNSTSFSAAKVSPPISHHPLPNGQSTMHTPRRDSSSHEETPGSHPLYGHGECKWPGCETLCEDLGQFVKHLNTEHALDDRSTAQCRVQMQVVQQLEIQLAKESERLQAMMAHLHMRPSEPKPFSQPLNLVSSATLSKSTSDTFPDGLPHPPTSATAPITPLRQGPSVISSSTLHNVGPIRRRNSEKFCTPISSELAQNHEFYKNADVRPPFTYASLIRQAILETPDRQLTLNEIYNWFTRMFAYFRRNTATWKNAVRHNLSLHKCFVRVENVKGAVWTVDEHEYQKRRPPKMTGSPTLVKNMISGLGYGALNASYQAALAESSFPLLNSPTMINTSSASGMLHVGHDDVSSTVEQVNSNGSNSPRLSPQQYSHPVHVKEEPAEAEDDSRPVSLMATTNQNVTIPDDRDLEEELPVEDLS
- the FOXP4 gene encoding forkhead box protein P4 isoform X4, with the translated sequence MMVESASETIRSTPSSQNGVSSLSNQPDGGGGGAGGGGGGGGREGATSGETNGEMSPVELLHFQQQQALQVARQFLLQQATGLSSPSSNEGKQPAVQVPVSVAMMSPQMITPQQMQQILSPPQLQALLQQQQAIMLQQLQEYYKKQQEQLHLQLLTQQQAGKQQPKEPLGNKQLAFQQQLLQMQQLQQQHLLNLQRQGLVSLPPGQGTVPLQTLPQAVCPSDLQQLWKEVTAAQPVEDSIKQEGLDLTTNTSNSTSFSAAKVSPPISHHPLPNGQSTMHTPRRDSSSHEETPGSHPLYGHGECKWPGCETLCEDLGQFVKHLNTEHALDDRSTAQCRVQMQVVQQLEIQLAKESERLQAMMAHLHMRPSEPKPFSQPVSLNLVSSATLSKSTSDTFPDGLPHPPTSATAPITPLRQGPSVISSSTLHNVGPIRRRNSEKFCTPISSELAQNHEFYKNADVRPPFTYASLIRQAILETPDRQLTLNEIYNWFTRMFAYFRRNTATWKNAVRHNLSLHKCFVRVENVKGAVWTVDEHEYQKRRPPKMTGSPTLVKNMISGLGYGALNASYQAALAESSFPLLNSPTMINTSSASGMLHVGHDDVSSTVEQVNSNGSNSPRLSPQQYSHPVHVKEEPAEAEDDSRPVSLMATTNQNVTIPDDRDLEEELPVEDLS
- the FOXP4 gene encoding forkhead box protein P4 isoform X10 — translated: MMVESASETIRSTPSSQNGVSSLSNQPDGGGGGAGGGGGGGGREGATSGETNGEMSPVELLHFQQQQVPVSVAMMSPQMITPQQMQQILSPPQLQALLQQQQAIMLQQLQEYYKKQQEQLHLQLLTQQQAGKQQPKEPLGNKQLAFQQQLLQMQQLQQQHLLNLQRQGLVSLPPGQGTVPLQTLPQAAVCPSDLQQLWKEVTAAQPVEDSIKQEGLDLTTNTSNSTSFSAAKVSPPISHHPLPNGQSTMHTPRRDSSSHEETPGSHPLYGHGECKWPGCETLCEDLGQFVKHLNTEHALDDRSTAQCRVQMQVVQQLEIQLAKESERLQAMMAHLHMRPSEPKPFSQPLNLVSSATLSKSTSDTFPDGLPHPPTSATAPITPLRQGPSVISSSTLHNVGPIRRRNSEKFCTPISSELAQNHEFYKNADVRPPFTYASLIRQAILETPDRQLTLNEIYNWFTRMFAYFRRNTATWKNAVRHNLSLHKCFVRVENVKGAVWTVDEHEYQKRRPPKMTGSPTLVKNMISGLGYGALNASYQAALAESSFPLLNSPTMINTSSASGMLHVGHDDVSSTVEQVNSNGSNSPRLSPQQYSHPVHVKEEPAEAEDDSRPVSLMATTNQNVTIPDDRDLEEELPVEDLS
- the FOXP4 gene encoding forkhead box protein P4 isoform X6, which encodes MMVESASETIRSTPSSQNGVSSLSNQPDGGGGGAGGGGGGGGREGATSGETNGEMSPVELLHFQQQQALQVARQFLLQQATGLSSPSSNEGKQPAVQVPVSVAMMSPQMITPQQMQQILSPPQLQALLQQQQAIMLQQEYYKKQQEQLHLQLLTQQQAGKQQPKEPLGNKQLAFQQQLLQMQQLQQQHLLNLQRQGLVSLPPGQGTVPLQTLPQAAVCPSDLQQLWKEVTAAQPVEDSIKQEGLDLTTNTSNSTSFSAAKVSPPISHHPLPNGQSTMHTPRRDSSSHEETPGSHPLYGHGECKWPGCETLCEDLGQFVKHLNTEHALDDRSTAQCRVQMQVVQQLEIQLAKESERLQAMMAHLHMRPSEPKPFSQPLNLVSSATLSKSTSDTFPDGLPHPPTSATAPITPLRQGPSVISSSTLHNVGPIRRRNSEKFCTPISSELAQNHEFYKNADVRPPFTYASLIRQAILETPDRQLTLNEIYNWFTRMFAYFRRNTATWKNAVRHNLSLHKCFVRVENVKGAVWTVDEHEYQKRRPPKMTGSPTLVKNMISGLGYGALNASYQAALAESSFPLLNSPTMINTSSASGMLHVGHDDVSSTVEQVNSNGSNSPRLSPQQYSHPVHVKEEPAEAEDDSRPVSLMATTNQNVTIPDDRDLEEELPVEDLS